The Streptomyces kanamyceticus DNA segment CCGCTGTTCGCACGCTGATTGATCCAAATGAGGGCATCGCTCCGGCGCCCCGTGTCATCCGGACGGCCCAAGGCGTTTCCCAGCGTGCGACCCCACGGCTGGGGTCGCGTACGACATTTTCCGCAGGAGGAACACTTCCCATGAACATCGCCAAGAAGGCCGCCCTGGCCGTCGCCGTCGCCGGTATCGCCGCGGGCGGCTCCGCCGGTGCCGCGTTCGCCGACGCGGACGCCAACGGCGCGGCCACCCAGTCCCCGGGCGTCGGCTCCGGCAACCACGCCGAGGTCCCGGTGCACGTCCCCGTCAACGTGAGCGGCGACAGCGTCAACGTGATCGGTGTGCTCAACCCGGTCTTCGGCAACCAGGCCGTCAACGACTGACGCACCGCCCCACCGGCACACGAGGCCCCGCGGACCACACGGTCCCGGGGCCTTCGCCGTGCCGGGACGCAGTGCCGCACGCCCGGCCTCAGTGCCGCTCCCGCTCCTCCACGTACGCGTTGTAGGCGGCCACCTGGGCCCGCCGGGCCGTCCGCTCCACCGGACGCAGCGCCTGCCCCCGCGCGGCCATCTCCGAGGCGCTCACGGCCCCGCCGTGCCCGTGGTCGTACGCCAGGGAAACCAGCAGCCCGACCCGCTGCGCCAGCTCCAACACCCGTACCGCACGCGGCGGATACCCGGGCGCGAGCACCTCGCGGCCCCGCTCGGCACGCGCCCGGTACGCGTCGAGGGCCGCCTCGGCGACCGGACCCGACCCGGCGACGTCGAGCCTGGAGAGGACCTCGGTCGCCTCCCGCAGCGCCTCCGCGAGCTCGCGCTCCGCCTCGCCGAGCGAGGGCACGTCGGCGGGCGGCGCCTCGCGCACCGGCAGACAGTGCCAGACGACCTCGACGTGCACGTCGCCGTCGGGACCGGCCTCGTACACCTCGGGCACCAGGCCGTACGGCGCGCCGAACGCGACCACGGCCTCCTCCGCGTCGAGGGCCCGCGCGTTGAACTCGGGCGGGCC contains these protein-coding regions:
- a CDS encoding chaplin; its protein translation is MNIAKKAALAVAVAGIAAGGSAGAAFADADANGAATQSPGVGSGNHAEVPVHVPVNVSGDSVNVIGVLNPVFGNQAVND